From the Polaribacter tangerinus genome, the window TGGAATAAATACTCATTTTGTTATTTCTAGTAAAACCAATCAAACAAATGCCAAATTCTTTTGCAAAGTCTACTGCTAAAGAAGAGCATGCAGAAACTGCAATAATTATAGGTATCTTTGCAATAAATGCTTTCGATACTATTTCGTAAGAAACTCTACCACTTACCAATAAATAATGAGCTTCTTTAAGGTTGTTTTTTATCAATAAGTCTCCAATTGTTTTATCTACTGCATTATGCCTACCAATATCTTCTTTACTACTTAATAAAGTATTTTCTGTATCAAAAATACAAGCTGCATGACTGCCTCCCGTTTTTTTAAAAGTACTTTGATGTGCTGTCATTTCTAAAAACATTTTATGAATGTTTTTAGAATGAATTAAGATTTTTGAGTTTAATTTTTCTCCTGTAACCACCAAGTCTTTAAGTTCTTTTTTACCACAAATTCCGCAGGAAGAAACAGATAGTAAAGTTCTTTTATTTAAGTATCCTTTTCCTAAGTTTTCTGGAGCAATATGGCAGTTTATTACTGTAGGAATTTGTTCATTTTCTGCTATTATATCCGTAGTAAAATTTCGATTGTTTTTATAAATATCTTCTGCATATAAAAGCCCTCTAATCAGCTCAATATCATTACCAGGAGTTCTCATTACAACAGTGTAAGGCTCCTTGTTGATATTAATTTGAAGTGGCGCTTCAATTACTAAAAAATCTTTAATATTCTCTTCGGAAGTATTGGTAATTTTTACGCCCTGATAGGTAGTTGTTTGCATAAAGTATGAACACTTTTATACAAATTTAAAGAAAAAACTTGTAGCAAGACCATACTTTAGCTTTATTCTATTTTGTGACAAATAAGAACGGTGAGCATATTTTTTTGATTGGTAGTAAAAAAAAGATACATATTACCACCATCTTTAATTTTAGTTTCTTTTCTTATTTGAGCAACTGTTTTAGGAAAATTACGAGTGGTAATATTTGCTTTTCCTTCAGTCAGTTTTTTTCTGATTAATTTTTTATCGTAGGGGAGCTGTTCGAGTATTTTAAATTTTCTGCCCGG encodes:
- the fdhD gene encoding formate dehydrogenase accessory sulfurtransferase FdhD; protein product: MQTTTYQGVKITNTSEENIKDFLVIEAPLQININKEPYTVVMRTPGNDIELIRGLLYAEDIYKNNRNFTTDIIAENEQIPTVINCHIAPENLGKGYLNKRTLLSVSSCGICGKKELKDLVVTGEKLNSKILIHSKNIHKMFLEMTAHQSTFKKTGGSHAACIFDTENTLLSSKEDIGRHNAVDKTIGDLLIKNNLKEAHYLLVSGRVSYEIVSKAFIAKIPIIIAVSACSSLAVDFAKEFGICLIGFTRNNKMSIYSNPNHLK